In Oncorhynchus gorbuscha isolate QuinsamMale2020 ecotype Even-year linkage group LG03, OgorEven_v1.0, whole genome shotgun sequence, the DNA window ACCAGAGGTCAAGCTCACCATGCTGCATAAAGGGCCGTCCTTCTGGGAAGGGTCTAGTAGAGGGAAAGGCGGCAGATACCAGGCTGGGCCTCAGCTGAGGAGAGCAGATGCTGGGGGGCAAAGTACAAAAGGGGTAATGGTGGTCTTAGTACACACAGTCAAAGCCTACCTCCCTTATCACGTCTGCGGCAACAAGCCGAACAGCCACCGGAAGAACCAAAGAAGTCCAAAAGTACCGACCCTGATGGAGGCTTGGGGATGGCTGGAGAGCCGAAGAAGAGTGAACCAATCAGGCCTTGAAAAAGGAAACAGCAAGGACACTGACAAAAGGGATGGTATAATTCCCTGAATGTTTGTCACAGTTTTCATGGATCCCTCCACTCCTGGGGTTTTGCAGAGCAAAGAGAAGTCCATTGAGCATCAGCGAATCTCTTGCTGCATGCGAGAccagggcagggacagagagaagagtaacataagcatttctgATGAGGGTGAGGATAACCAACATGTTATGAAACACTCAGAGGCTGGCATGGCAAAGATAAAAGCAGAGGGCTGGCAGAATCCAAACAGTGCCCTTAAGATGGTTGATGAGAGAAGAAAGTTAAGAGGACTAGTTGCTCGCCAACACACTAGTCTGAAAGAGCTGCAGGTCCATATAAACTCAACGGATAGCCAGATTCATGAGCTGGAGGAGAAACAATACATCAGGCAAACTGACTAAGAGGCCCAGCAGAAGGTGGTGCAGCCGGAATTTTGGGATAATGAACTAAAGGTAGAAGAGGGATATGAGAAAGACCTGGAACAGTTCCTGGAGATGAAGGTGAAAGTTGGAGTGTAATGCCAAGTTGGAAGAGTACAACATTAAAATGCAAGGACTTCATTCCTCAAGAGATTGAATAGTTCTAAGGGAGAAAGTTAATGTTCCAAGCCACGATGCCACATCTACTGCACGGTGGACAAGGCCAAATGAGGCCTTGAAATCAGTCAAGAGCTCTTAGTCAGCATGATAAATAGAAAGTTTGCTCCCAGAGAGAACTCCGATCTTCCTCATGCGCTAGTTCCTCCAAACCAGATCAAGGCCTTGCGGCTCTCGTGGCCAAGTCCGCTTAGAGACTGGTGTACACATTGGTCTGAAGCCCCAAGTCCAAATTCAGAAACAACCAAGGGTTGTGCATCGCGCCGAGATAACGATACATCTGGGCAGCACAATGGTTTGAATGAGGTAGCGCAAGAACTGAAACTTACCGGTTTAAAAACAAGCAAACCAGTAACTTAATATGAGTGATAATTCAAACCGTGCAGGGATTTGTTCCCAGTTTTACATTCCTATATTGAAAAGTTCTGTGTGGCAACAATAAAATGCATTTCTTTAAGCAAACTTCTATTGTCCTACCAAAAGTTGCTGAATAGCTTTTCCCCATCTTGTTTGCTCCACTGTTCAGGCACATTTTTGTTTGAAAGTAAGGACCGCATTTATTTTTTACTGCACCGTTTCAAGACAGGTCTCTTGCTGCCATCTTGATTAAAATAGTTTCTTTAAACTGCATGGAATTTAAAGGAACAAATAACTGCCTGGATGTTCTTTCAAATAAAGTAACAAAATGATTTTCATAAAACTTTAATTCAATTGCTTCATTCAAGACCATTAACAAAAGTACATAGGAGCGCCTGTGCAGTTCAGGATCAACCCAGTGATCTCCAGAGTTTAAATAGTCTCTAACTGCCGTAAGTGCGTACAGGCGCAACAGATCACCTTCCAACACCGCCAGAGCACAATAGATATCCTGATCCTTAAGACACAACTTAATTTTAATGCTTTGTTAACCCGCTCTTTTTTTACTGaagttaaaatgtatttttgttatATTGTGATGTTTAATCTTTTACTAAGAAAAAAATGCACacattacatacagtatatttcaaCCAAcaggtatttgggatgcagatcaGTATTATTTCTACTGGGAATAAAAAGCCATCCTTTCTTCATATTTTGGCAGTTGGGCTGGGGACAGAGGatgtcattttttttgtttttgtagtttaGGCACCGTATTCTTACATCAATGAAACAAAAAAAAGCAAAGGAGGTGCAAAAAAATAAAGTACATAGTATAAAACTGCTCGATATAAGATGCCATTAGGAATTCTGCACCTGGGGAAATTGCTTACAAAGCGTGTTAATAGCGAAAAGGTATTTAAAGGCTCCAGATTTGTGAAAGTAAATCCAAATCATAGCCACTTAAACATTCACAGACAACACCATGCTTTCACTCCAGCTCTTGGATAAAGTGTTTTTTAAAACTGCTCAAAAAAACCGAGCAGAGAAGTAGCCTCTGTTTTAGTCCACACATGAGAAACATCACCCTCCTTATGGAGGGAACTTTGCTTTATGCATTTTCTAGGAAAGCATAGTGAAAACCATTGGCAAATGATAATCATTTAGTTGCCTTAAATGAGGGAGAACAATGGAGGAAAAGAAGCAGATGAGCTCGAatacatgcccacacacacaacaggttGCAGGTGCAGAATTCCAGACAATTAGGCAGATGGGACAAGACACTGCCACGCAACAGTCACTGATTCTAAATGCACAGAAACCCTCAAAACAAATTCCTCTGTAACTTCTATCATTTCTAAAAACACCTTATGCACAACGGTCACACGCGCACATTCGGAAGAGAGATCCCGCCTTGTATACTGCAGTACGAAACTGTATCAAGTACATCATACATAGGCAGCAGAGAACAAATGGAATGAGGGTTCCCTTGCAGGTGATGGAACATGGAGGGGTTACACATGCTTATttctctgtgtgtatcaagagtgTGTGTAGGAGCATGTGTCCACAAGACAGCAAAAATCCCTTTCCATTGTTGTCGTCCATTCTCACATTGCATTTCTAAATCAGGGCCCACCTAGTCAGATGGGAAGGGTTATATACTGCTCAGTCAATGACACCCGGTTGACGGGTCTTCCTCTCCACATTGAAGCCCTGGGTACAAAATAAAGTAGACCAGTAATAATAAAAATCAACACACTTTATAGATAAAAACAAAGTGTACACACATCAGAACTTATTATACAGCATTACGTGTTCAAATGTGCGTACCTTTGAATTGTCAGGGCCGCGGGGCTGTCTCACAATAACTAGGCGGGGGGCACTAGCGTCATCCAGTGTGATGCTCTTGAGCCGGTTGACCAAGCGATCAGGACGGGGGGTTGCCACCAGTTTAGGCCCTTCACTGTGGGGGGGAAGAGAAACAAGAGGGCTTTTTTAACCAACAATATACTGTCTAGGTTTAGGATAACTGGGTCATAAATGAGACACGATTAGCAAATGCAGGGGCTAGAAATCCAATTTCCCTTATTCAGTTCCATTGACTTTGGTTGGCATCAAGAAAACGGGCATCATTATTGGCTAAGTTGAAGTAATGCTTCCGTTTCCGAGCATTTTACCCTACTTCATGGTAatagtacaccccccccccccccgcagtaTTTACCTAACTCTGCGCACGTTGCAGGCACTACATTTCCCTGTGCGTTGGTTGAGGATGACTGAGAACTCCACCTCATCCCCGGTCTGGAGCTCCAAGCCATCATGCACCTCTTTGACATGGAAAAATAGCTTCTTACTCTCGCCAACTTCATACGTGATAAAACCAAACTGGGGAGACAAGACATTACAGAATGAATAGGCATAGCAGTGAGACATAGTGAGAAAGTCCCAAAAcaaattaacctcttgctcctacctggcacacaggcatcccatctagagatctggaaatgcaaatgcgctacgctaaatgctaatagtattagttaaaactcaaacgttcattaaaatacacatgcagggtattgaattaaagctacactcgttgtgaatccaggcaacaagtcagatttttaaaatgcttttcggcgaaagcatgagaagctattatctgatagcatgtaacaccccaaaagacccgcaggggacgtaaacaaaataattagcatagtcggcgcaacacaaaccgcacaataaaatataaaacattcattacctttaaccatctttgttggcactcctagatgtcccataatcactattgggtctttttttttcgattaaaatcggtccatatatagcctagatatcgatctatgaagactgtgataaacgaaaaaaatagtgtttcataacgtaacgtcattttttaaaattaaagtctacgataaactttcacaaaacacttcgaaatacttttgtaatgcaactttaggtattagtaaatgttaataagCCGATAAAATTCATCCGGAGgagatgtaaattctataggtgtccgcCTGgaaaaaatgtcaggagaaatctcaaccaaaacatctggtcggagaccggagggaatcggttcccttgattcggtttgaccaagaatcaaagccgaagcaaatgacaagactctagacatcgtgtggaagctgtaggtactgcaacctctgCCTCATTTAATTCGGTTCACCTTTAACAATTCCTGGacgtggcgcatggatatttatttccattttcagtgatcagattttcctgcacttttcgatgaaacgcacgttctgttatagtcacagcagtgatttaaccagttttataaacgtctgagtgttttctatccacacatactaatcatatgcatatactatattcctggcatgagcagcagggcgctgaaatgttgcgcgatttttaacagaatattcgaaaaagtagggggtaggagtaacaggttaaacatTCTAATTACTTAATGTTTGGGTTACTTACCATACATACTTAAATAAACTGCAGAATCTTTCAGTTCAACTAAAAGGCAATTTAATCATGTCCATCGGCAAAAATGTTGACAAGCATGATCAGATACCTGGTCCTTGACGCACTCCACCAGGGCTTTACGTTGGGGGACAACGTTGCAGGCCATCTTCTGTCCTGTCTGAGCCACTGTGCACAGCTGGAACTTCACCATCTCGCCTTTCTGCAGACAGTCTGCCTTGTTCGCCATGCCCACGATGCCAAAGGAGTAATTCTGGCACTTAGTGCCATCTGAATGGGTACAGGTGGGGAGAAGAGGAACAGTCAATTTAGCCATTTGGTTATTATAGAGTAAGTGCATTAGTAAAAACATTAAATTGACTTGGACATAAACCTCCACTGCCAGTGGTGACTTACCTTCCTCCAAGAGCTCAATGAGCCCCTGGTACTCTGTCTGGGACGGGTCCACACTGCGCAGAGGGCGCACCACCTTCCCCAACATCACTGTCTCACCAACATCCTGCCCCACACCATTCACTGCAATAACAGAACACCATTAGCATACGCACTTTGAAGGTTgataaataaatgcttcactatAGAACTGATTGTGGTGCAAACTCAAACAATAacttaagcatttcactgcctACCTGCTACCACCTTAGTAACCTTCTCAGCGCTGACTTTGTTTCCTTTGCCCTTGGACAGGGTATATTCCACAGTGTCGCCCAGCTCCAGGTTCTCCAAGTCTCCACACAGCTCACTGGAACAAACAGGCAGCAGGAACAACCAGGTAGCATGAAAAACATGGGGCAGATATTTTTTGGACAGATCTAATGTCACACCAACCAACATTTTATACTAGCTTGCATGCGTTGAATAGTTGTACCTGTAATGAAAGAAAATCTCTTGATCGTGATTGGCTGTCTCTATGAAGCCAAAGTTGTCTTTCAGGGTGGCAATGTATCCCAGCAGCCTCTTGGTGTTGACTGTGCGGTTGAGGATCTTGATGGTGACAGCGCTctgttggccagtcctctttacCTCATTGATGGAGAACTCCACCTAGAGGACAAGGTTGAATTTACAGCACATGAAAACAGAGCCAACTCATTCTCTCTTTGGGGTTTGGTAAATTGCCATTTCAACAAAGCAAGTTTGAGCCAGTGTGAACTTGTTTGGTTTTCAGTACCTTGTCTCCTGCCTGTGGCTGGGTAGCTCCCTCCAGATCTTTGACGTGGTACGACACAGTCAGTTTCACTCCACAGTCCTCATAAGAAATCACTCCCTCTTCTGCTTCCTACATGAGGACAGACATCAGAAAACGGATTAGACTGGCAGTTCCAGTCAAAGGCTGGCTACTGCACTCCTCTCCAGAAATCAGGCATTCAACTGTTACAAGTGGATAACACCACTGCTGAGCATTAGGACACGTTCAAATACTTCAGAAAAATGCATTCAGCctgacaaaaataaataaaatgatatGACGAGGCTGGATAGTTGAAAGTGAAAGATTAGGATAATGTTTTAATTCATCCAAGCCGGTGCACATCAGTAATAACTTCAGAAGGAGGAAGGGCGGAATTATTCATTTGAAAAGTTTAGGAGTATATCAGATGAACAGCAGTAGCAACTTCTTGTTAAAGCTAAAAGTGTAGATGACTGGCACCATGATGTGCTTTGGAATGTGTGATGCAACTCATTAGTATTCAGTTAGCATTGACTAGTGTTTGAAATCAACACCTTTGTACaaagtgttatatatatatatatatttttttttttaagccaGTGACAAGCACCCATTCTCACCTCCCTGCTGCGgtgaccaccacagaacaaaTCAGATTGTATTtgatgcatgtgacaaatacaaacagtgaaatgcttacttacgagcccttaacccaAAAAAATGCAGTTAAGGAAAAAGTGTTTATAGCGCTGTCCACATTGCTGTAACAATCACAGCCAATTCTGACTGAAGTCATGTTAGTGAAATCCCTAATTTCTTGAGGGAAAACATTCCCTGAACCCTTACATGACACCTATGTATCACATGCACGTGACCAATAGGGCCTGGTCTATAGAACATCAATCACAACAAATTGGTTATAAACTCAGAACACCGTAACGTCAAAACAGATGCACTCAAGTGGgggaatgtttactggttgctcaggaAGTAAAGGGGAAGTTAGATGTGCGGAATAAATTTGACCAGTTGTGGAAAATATTGGAGATCAAGAATTTGTGGCGCAAGCCCTGTGTACATATTATGTGTGccaaacaggtgctgttagattacaatataaTTTTCCCGACCGTTTGGAACAAAGTGACCACTGAATAAAATATGCGTACCAGTCCAACTTTTTTCTGGTAAATCCATTATTACAGCAAAGATTAAAGACAGTTACATTCGTTTGTGAATGCAATTTTTCCCAAATTTGAAtggtttatttattatttacGCTAATTATTTAAGGGTGGCTTTGTTATTTTAAATCGAAGCTTGAAAGCGCTTAATGACATTAGTTATTAGTCAGAATACAGAGATCACGCGGCTTATTAATATTTTTCAGACAATTTGGAACAGTTACACTAAATAAAACCAAGGAGGCTGTACTAACAAAAACCAAGATGTAAAGCCATTATTACAGCATAGCAAAGCttaaaaacatctacatttctGAACTTGTTTATCCGACGTGTTGTGGTTACGTGAGGCTTGGTGCTCACGGAATAAATTGGCTATTAAACAAAACGGCAGCAAGCAGAATCTTCAACCGATCAGCATTGCAACCCCTCAGTATTAAAATTGTCATTGGTGGGTTTGAGGTGTCACTGTATAATTGGTGGTGTTATGGCCAAAAGTAATAGTAGCACATTTGTATAAGTAATAAATCACCATTTTTGATAATGATCCAAAGATATGAAATAAGTTTTTTTTAGCTACTGCTCAACTAACGAAATATCGGTCGACCAAAAGCCTATAGACCAAACAGTCGAGTTAATGGAGTCAGCCTTAGTTAAATGCCATATCTCCTTAGGAACTAGTAAAGTAAATTACAAGACTGCAAAAGTGAGAATAACATTGTTTTTACAGAGGAATTGATTAGGACTGAAACTACAGTCAAACATGGGGTGAGGAGCACATTCAGCGGGCATAGACAACACCACTGACCTTTTTCTATATTTACATTCTACTACTTCACTCTTGAGATTAGTCTACCCATTTGAGCATACATGGCAACTACAATATGTATGTCTGCAGCAATGTGAAGAGCAAGGTTAGGAAATGAGACTGATTTAAGCAATTGGGCAAAAACCTATACCTGATGAATATTATTAAGGTAACTAGGGGAATTTGTCAGTTGCCATGTAAAATGTCTGGCAAATCAATGTCATATCTAGCTAACATGAAACAAAATTAGTGGTTAGTACGTTGCCTCAGTGTCAATCCAGTAGGAAAACATTCTGATAGATGTATCTATCTAGCGTTGTTCAACTTGATGGCATCATGCAAAGACAAAACTCCTACCTTGTCTTTTTTCTAATGGAGAGAAGGAGCATGAGGGGGAAAGGGTGAAAGGAGAAAGCAAAGCAGAGAATTAGAACTAAGGAGTCAAATCAAACGGGCTGAAAAATGCCTGATCGTAAGGGAAAATGTGTGCGTGCGGGTCTCGGAGCAGTTGTACATTTAGATACTGAGGGAGGGGATGAGGAAAGAAAAGGCAAAGAAAGATCAGGCAGGGAAGGAAGGACAAACATGTACCGTCAAAATAAAAAAGGCAAATGTTCACAATGTCGCTGTGGGTTCCCAAGTGCTGCCCTGGGTGCTTTCGTACCTTCTCTTTGGCCTTGCTGGGGCTGGCGCTCTTGTTGTTGGTGATAGCTGCTGTGGCCTCCTTCTCCACCACACCCACAAAGCGCTGCTCAGACTGGGTGTGGAAGGAGACTGTGCCCTTGGGCAGCTTCTTGATGCGCACCGCGTGGTTCCTCTGGGCAGACAGCATGTCCTGcacaggagagggagaaaaaaaacctGTTTCAATGTGTGTTCAATAATGCTCTCATTGAGATTGGCTACCTCACAATACAAACCAGACAGAGACCAAAATACATTTGGAAAACAATGTGCCTAGGAAAAGTGAATGGGTTCAAAAGTGAGATTTTCTAATATTTATAAGAATTTACTGGATGTTCATTTCAAAATCAAGAGTTTCCCACTAAACTAACAGCCTTGGAAGATTGAcagagaaaaaggaggaaggtgaGATAAAAAAGGAATTTTAAAGACAGCAATTGTATATTGAAAAACGGACCATGGGCGTTCTCTCTGGACTCACGGGCACAACTGTGAACTCGACTTCATCAGAGATGTGCAGCTGGCCCTCCTCCAGCACCTCGCTAAAGTGAAAGAACATCCTGGCGTCCCGGTCCACACACTTGATAAAGCCAAAGCCGTCACGCATTGCAGCGATCACACCCTATAGGACAGAGAGCCGTTAACACACAGCAGAGATGCCATCGACTCTGCATGTAGACCGAAGAATCTGCTGGGACTGAATGGGATGCGTGAGTTTACGAGCTGCATTAGTTTCCCTATCCTTGTGTTTTCATCATTAATTATATGGACGTATGAGGATTGGGCGAAAGCAGCCCTTAAAACTGCTTCACTGAGTGCTTTGATTTTTCTTTAATCTCGGTTAACTTGAAAGTAACAGTGCACTGCAGATAAAATGCCAATCCTTCCCTTTCATTCGGGACTGTAGGTTTACGCTCTTCCATGTAATAGATAACAGTTTGGAATATGAAATCAATTTTAGGAATGCAATTTTCAGGTTGCCATATTCATTGATTAAACTCTACAAAAAGCCTCCTCAAATGAACTCGTGAGCGTACCATAGATCTCATGGTCCTTACCATCTCACGGGACTCCTTAGTGAAGTGGAAGGTGTCAGGCAGGATGTCGATGTTGGTGGCCCGCTCCAGCTTGTCCCTGCGGTCTGTTGAGATGTTGAACTGCACATGGTCGCCCTCCAGCAGGGTCACCTTGGACTTGGTATCCTTCTCGCCAAAAAGGAGCTCCTTGTCCGTGAAGCTGATCCTAGCACAGATGCGGCCTGGGAGCGGATCATTCTAAAAGATTGGGAGGAACAATACAAATAATCCAGGATTCAGTAAAAACCAAGCTCAGGTTAATTCTGAGTATGCAGGCATCTCGTAAGTTGCGGACCTGGTTCTTGGTTGGAACTTTAGGGATAACTTTGACGACAGTGCCTTCAAACTGCTCAATGCTGATGTCCTCAAATATGACTGTTCCCTGGGCGAGCAGCCTCACGTCGGTGGCCACCTCTTTCCCCTAGAGAGAAAAACAAAATGCTTTATAGCTGATTTATGCTTGATTCGGCAATGTGGTCTAAAGGCTCTATACAGAGGGTCTAACGCAATTGCAGAGGCCAAATCGAGCTCCATGCGGCGATGCCATGCACCTcccaaattttgtaacaatgcaCAGGGCTCCATATAGCTCCGCAATGAGATGATTGGTTGACGCTAAGTGGAAGAGCATGCGTAAACACAGCTTAGCTCCACAAAACACAAgtagtatgaatgccctgacatCTGCAGACACCGTAACGCCATGAATGCTTTAGTTATTTCAATGTTGCTCTTTTCCTTTCCATTAAGACATTCTAGTCCATATTTACAGGCTCATGGCATCAATATGTATTCAGAATGTATACATGAGCA includes these proteins:
- the LOC124031999 gene encoding cold shock domain-containing protein E1-like isoform X6, whose amino-acid sequence is MGSPWKGFVEFTLPTSPPAAFISADLSSTSPVGLSLSPYGRSCFPVPTPLLDMERVHSEPPLARNTAPSTSAVAIPRSFSVSHKKHKRTPLYQRSMSFDPGMLHNNGHTAFANGTAAGIRETGVVEKLLTSYGFIQCSERQARLFFHCSQYNGNLQELKIGDDVEFEVSSDRRTGKPIAVKLLKIKPEVLPEERISGQVGPDSHASPFTVLHGYIHPVVSAIPTHLDGKSAPGQVPTGSVCYERNGEVFYLTYTPDDIEGNMHLDTGDKVSFYMETNKHTGAVSAHNIVLVKKKQMRCQGVVCATKEAFGFIERADVVKEIFFHYSEFKGDLEALQAGDDVEFTIKERNGKEVATDVRLLAQGTVIFEDISIEQFEGTVVKVIPKVPTKNQNDPLPGRICARISFTDKELLFGEKDTKSKVTLLEGDHVQFNISTDRRDKLERATNIDILPDTFHFTKESREMGVIAAMRDGFGFIKCVDRDARMFFHFSEVLEEGQLHISDEVEFTVVPDMLSAQRNHAVRIKKLPKGTVSFHTQSEQRFVGVVEKEATAAITNNKSASPSKAKEKEAEEGVISYEDCGVKLTVSYHVKDLEGATQPQAGDKVEFSINEVKRTGQQSAVTIKILNRTVNTKRLLGYIATLKDNFGFIETANHDQEIFFHYSELCGDLENLELGDTVEYTLSKGKGNKVSAEKVTKVVAVNGVGQDVGETVMLGKVVRPLRSVDPSQTEYQGLIELLEEDGTKCQNYSFGIVGMANKADCLQKGEMVKFQLCTVAQTGQKMACNVVPQRKALVECVKDQFGFITYEVGESKKLFFHVKEVHDGLELQTGDEVEFSVILNQRTGKCSACNVRRVSEGPKLVATPRPDRLVNRLKSITLDDASAPRLVIVRQPRGPDNSKGFNVERKTRQPGVID
- the LOC124031999 gene encoding cold shock domain-containing protein E1-like isoform X5 encodes the protein MGSPWKGFVEFTLPTSPPAAFISADLSSTSPVGLSLSPYGRSCFPVPTPLLDMERVHSEPPLARNTAPSTSAVAIPRSFSVSHKKHKRTPLYQRSMSFDPGMLHNNGHTAFANGTAAGIRETGVVEKLLTSYGFIQCSERQARLFFHCSQYNGNLQELKIGDDVEFEVSSDRRTGKPIAVKLLKIKPEVLPEERISGQVGPDSHASPFTVLHGYIHPVVSAIPTHLDGKSAPGQVPTGSVCYERNGYGFLPTQEVFYLTYTPDDIEGNMHLDTGDKVSFYMETNKHTGAVSAHNIVLVKKKQMRCQGVVCATKEAFGFIERADVVKEIFFHYSEFKGDLEALQAGDDVEFTIKERNGKEVATDVRLLAQGTVIFEDISIEQFEGTVVKVIPKVPTKNQNDPLPGRICARISFTDKELLFGEKDTKSKVTLLEGDHVQFNISTDRRDKLERATNIDILPDTFHFTKESREMGVIAAMRDGFGFIKCVDRDARMFFHFSEVLEEGQLHISDEVEFTVVPDMLSAQRNHAVRIKKLPKGTVSFHTQSEQRFVGVVEKEATAAITNNKSASPSKAKEKEAEEGVISYEDCGVKLTVSYHVKDLEGATQPQAGDKVEFSINEVKRTGQQSAVTIKILNRTVNTKRLLGYIATLKDNFGFIETANHDQEIFFHYSELCGDLENLELGDTVEYTLSKGKGNKVSAEKVTKVVAVNGVGQDVGETVMLGKVVRPLRSVDPSQTEYQGLIELLEEDGTKCQNYSFGIVGMANKADCLQKGEMVKFQLCTVAQTGQKMACNVVPQRKALVECVKDQFGFITYEVGESKKLFFHVKEVHDGLELQTGDEVEFSVILNQRTGKCSACNVRRVSEGPKLVATPRPDRLVNRLKSITLDDASAPRLVIVRQPRGPDNSKGFNVERKTRQPGVID
- the LOC124031999 gene encoding cold shock domain-containing protein E1-like isoform X4 yields the protein MGSPWKGFVEFTLPTSPPAAFISADLSSTSPVGLSLSPYGRSCFPVPTPLLDMERVHSEPPLARNTAPSTSAVAIPRSFSVSHKKHKRTPLYQRSMSFDPGMLHNNGHTAFANGTAAGIRETGVVEKLLTSYGFIQCSERQARLFFHCSQYNGNLQELKIGDDVEFEVSSDRRTGKPIAVKLLKIKPEVLPEERISGQVGPDSHASPFTVLHGYIHPVVSAIPTHLDGKSAPGQVPTGSVCYERNGYGFLPTQEVFYLTYTPDDIEGNMHLDTGDKVSFYMETNKHTGAVSAHNIVLVKKKQMRCQGVVCATKEAFGFIERADVVKEIFFHYSEFKGDLEALQAGDDVEFTIKERNGKEVATDVRLLAQGTVIFEDISIEQFEGTVVKVIPKVPTKNQNDPLPGRICARISFTDKELLFGEKDTKSKVTLLEGDHVQFNISTDRRDKLERATNIDILPDTFHFTKESREMGVIAAMRDGFGFIKCVDRDARMFFHFSEVLEEGQLHISDEVEFTVVPDMLSAQRNHAVRIKKLPKGTVSFHTQSEQRFVGVVEKEATAAITNNKSASPSKAKEKKKDKEAEEGVISYEDCGVKLTVSYHVKDLEGATQPQAGDKVEFSINEVKRTGQQSAVTIKILNRTVNTKRLLGYIATLKDNFGFIETANHDQEIFFHYSELCGDLENLELGDTVEYTLSKGKGNKVSAEKVTKVVAVNGVGQDVGETVMLGKVVRPLRSVDPSQTEYQGLIELLEEDGTKCQNYSFGIVGMANKADCLQKGEMVKFQLCTVAQTGQKMACNVVPQRKALVECVKDQFGFITYEVGESKKLFFHVKEVHDGLELQTGDEVEFSVILNQRTGKCSACNVRRVSEGPKLVATPRPDRLVNRLKSITLDDASAPRLVIVRQPRGPDNSKGFNVERKTRQPGVID
- the LOC124031999 gene encoding cold shock domain-containing protein E1-like isoform X9 gives rise to the protein MGSPWKGFVEFTLPTSPPAAFISADLSSTSPVGLSLSPYGRSCFPVPTPLLDMERVHSEPPLARNTAPSTSAVAIPRSFSVSHKKHKRTPLYQRSMSFDPGMLHNNGHTAFANGTAAGIRETGVVEKLLTSYGFIQCSERQARLFFHCSQYNGNLQELKIGDDVEFEVSSDRRTGKPIAVKLLKIKPEVLPEERISGQVVSAIPTHLDGKSAPGQVPTGSVCYERNGEVFYLTYTPDDIEGNMHLDTGDKVSFYMETNKHTGAVSAHNIVLVKKKQMRCQGVVCATKEAFGFIERADVVKEIFFHYSEFKGDLEALQAGDDVEFTIKERNGKEVATDVRLLAQGTVIFEDISIEQFEGTVVKVIPKVPTKNQNDPLPGRICARISFTDKELLFGEKDTKSKVTLLEGDHVQFNISTDRRDKLERATNIDILPDTFHFTKESREMGVIAAMRDGFGFIKCVDRDARMFFHFSEVLEEGQLHISDEVEFTVVPDMLSAQRNHAVRIKKLPKGTVSFHTQSEQRFVGVVEKEATAAITNNKSASPSKAKEKEAEEGVISYEDCGVKLTVSYHVKDLEGATQPQAGDKVEFSINEVKRTGQQSAVTIKILNRTVNTKRLLGYIATLKDNFGFIETANHDQEIFFHYSELCGDLENLELGDTVEYTLSKGKGNKVSAEKVTKVVAVNGVGQDVGETVMLGKVVRPLRSVDPSQTEYQGLIELLEEDGTKCQNYSFGIVGMANKADCLQKGEMVKFQLCTVAQTGQKMACNVVPQRKALVECVKDQFGFITYEVGESKKLFFHVKEVHDGLELQTGDEVEFSVILNQRTGKCSACNVRRVSEGPKLVATPRPDRLVNRLKSITLDDASAPRLVIVRQPRGPDNSKGFNVERKTRQPGVID
- the LOC124031999 gene encoding cold shock domain-containing protein E1-like isoform X3, which gives rise to MGSPWKGFVEFTLPTSPPAAFISADLSSTSPVGLSLSPYGRSCFPVPTPLLDMERVHSEPPLARNTAPSTSAVAIPRSFSVSHKKHKRTPLYQRSMSFDPGMLHNNGHTAFANGTAAGIRETGVVEKLLTSYGFIQCSERQARLFFHCSQYNGNLQELKIGDDVEFEVSSDRRTGKPIAVKLLKIKPEVLPEERISGQVGPDSHASPFTVLHGYIHPVVSAIPTHLDGKSAPGQVPTGSVCYERNGEVFYLTYTPDDIEGNMHLDTGDKVSFYMETNKHTGAVSAHNIVLVKKKQMRCQGVVCATKEAFGFIERADVVKEIFFHYSEFKGDLEALQAGDDVEFTIKERNGKEVATDVRLLAQGTVIFEDISIEQFEGTVVKVIPKVPTKNQNDPLPGRICARISFTDKELLFGEKDTKSKVTLLEGDHVQFNISTDRRDKLERATNIDILPDTFHFTKESREMGVIAAMRDGFGFIKCVDRDARMFFHFSEVLEEGQLHISDEVEFTVVPVSPERTPMDMLSAQRNHAVRIKKLPKGTVSFHTQSEQRFVGVVEKEATAAITNNKSASPSKAKEKKKDKEAEEGVISYEDCGVKLTVSYHVKDLEGATQPQAGDKVEFSINEVKRTGQQSAVTIKILNRTVNTKRLLGYIATLKDNFGFIETANHDQEIFFHYSELCGDLENLELGDTVEYTLSKGKGNKVSAEKVTKVVAVNGVGQDVGETVMLGKVVRPLRSVDPSQTEYQGLIELLEEDGTKCQNYSFGIVGMANKADCLQKGEMVKFQLCTVAQTGQKMACNVVPQRKALVECVKDQFGFITYEVGESKKLFFHVKEVHDGLELQTGDEVEFSVILNQRTGKCSACNVRRVSEGPKLVATPRPDRLVNRLKSITLDDASAPRLVIVRQPRGPDNSKGFNVERKTRQPGVID